One genomic window of Quercus lobata isolate SW786 chromosome 9, ValleyOak3.0 Primary Assembly, whole genome shotgun sequence includes the following:
- the LOC115961023 gene encoding 40S ribosomal protein S13, translating into MGRMHSRGKGISASALPYKRTPPSWLKISPQDVEENICKFAKKGLTPSQIGVILRDSHGIAQVKSVTGSKILRVLKAHGLAPEIPEDLYHLIKKAVSIRKHLERNRKDKDSKFRLILVESRIHRLARYYKKTKKLPPVWKYESTTASTLVA; encoded by the exons ATGGGTCGCATGCACAGCCGCGG TAAGGGTATTTCAGCCTCAGCATTGCCATACAAGAGAACTCCACCGAGTTGGCTCAAGATCTCTCCTCAAGAT GTggaggagaacatatgcaagtTCGCCAAGAAGGGTTTGACACCATCACAGATCGGTGTGATTCTTCGTGACTCTCACGGTATCGCTCAAGTTAAGAGCGTCACCGGAAGCAAGATCCTCCGTGTTCTCAAGGCTCACG GTCTTGCACCAGAAATTCCAGAGGACCTGTACCATCTCATCAAGAAGGCTGTGTCAATTCGTAAGCATTTGGAGAGGAATAGGAAGGATAAGGATTCAAAGTTCAGGTTGATTCTGGTTGAGAGCAGGATTCACAGGCTTGCTCGCTactacaagaaaacaaagaagctTCCTCCAGTCTGGAAATA